One Stigmatella aurantiaca genomic window, TCGCCGCGCGCGGCACAGTGAATGCTTGGGTTCTGCGTGCGCGTGCCCACTCGGGCGCGGCGCAGGGGCGTTCATGGGGCTGAGAGAGCTGAAGGAAGTGGCGCATGAGCAATTCGTCCGGGGGAAGTTCGCCCAGTGCGCGCAGACTTACGGGCAGGTGCTCCGGCTCGCGCCGAAGGATCCCAACATGCGCGTGCGGCACGCGGAGGCCTGCCGGCGCGCGGGAGACAGGCTGCAAGCCATTGCCTCGTACCGGGCCGCGGCGGAGCTGCTGCTGGAGCTGGGCTGTGAGTCCCGGGCCCGGGGCGCGCTGAAGGCCGCGCTCGAGCTGGATCCAAAGGATCCGCTGCTCCTGGCGGACATCGCCGCCCTGGCGCCCCAAGGGGTCCTGTCGGATCTCGAGCGCGCGTCCCTGGACTTCTGCGAGTCCGATGGACTGCCCGCGCTGCCGCCCCTGGAGGCCACCGTCGGGTTCGCGACACCCTCTCACCGGAACCCCCGCACGCCGGCCCCCGCCTCGGCGGAGAGACGCCCCGCGCTGCCGCCCCTTCACCGGGCGCTGCCCATGGCTCCGCTCACGCCCCCGCCGCCGGTGCTGCTCGCCGTGCACGAGCCCCTCCCCCCGGGGCCCCTCGCGCAGTCCCGCTTCTCGGCCGAGGACGTCACGCCCACGGTGACGTCTTCACCTTTGGAGCTTCCCGTGCAACCGGAGCCCACGCCCCCGGAGGCCCTGCGGCCCCCTGGCATCCAGCCCCTGGTGCCCGTGCCCTCGCCGGGGCCCGCCCCGCGCGCGCCGAGACCCGCCATGGAAGTCCGGCGGCTGTCCCCCACGACGCTGGCCTTCCGCCTGTCGCCTCAGGACAGTTGGGTGCTCGTCCGGGCGCGGACGCCCCTGGACATGCACATGGTGGCGGATCTGGAGACGTTCCGGCCCGACTCCCACGAGTTCACGCTCGACATCACCGTGGACTCGCAGGACGAGGACGCCTCGCACGCGGCGCCCTGAAGCGTCCCTACCGAGGGGCCCGGGAGTGCCGGGCACCCGGCTCAGAGGGAGACGGACTTCTTCGGCTCGGCGTCGTCAGGCATCGAGGCATTGACCGGCGCCTCGCAGTGGTCCCCCTTGCGGTTGGGGTGACAGTGCCGGACACCGTAGACATGGTGGCAACCACACGGGTCCACGCGCTTCTTGGCGCACACGGAGGGGTTGAACACCTGGCCCGCCGTCGGAACCGGAGGAGCCGCCTGCAACGCCATCGCCAGCAACACACCGCCCATGAATCCCATCGCCCTACCCCCTTGTTGCCCTGAAACATGAATGGGAATGCAGATCGGCTCTTGCAAGTCCCCACACCTTTCCCATGGGGACGGATGTACACAGGCGGAACTTCGCCCGGGCGAACCCTTCTCCCGCCCCGCAGGGAGGGCAGGCGAGCAGGCATCCCTGTCAGCTCCTTCTGAACGTTTCCGTCGCTGGCGCGGGTTGAATGCGGTCCGGGAGGGACATACGCGATGAGCTGGATTCAACGTTTGGAGAAGGTCTCGGAGGGGCACTACGTGCTGCCGAAGACCAAGACGATGCGGGTCGACGCCGACCTGTTCCTGTCCGACAAGCTCCTCCATGGCGAGGGGCCGGACAGCCCGGGCCTGGAGGAAGCCGTCTTCTCCCAGGTCGTCAACGCCGCCTCCTTTCCGGGCGTCACGCGCGTGGCGGTGACGCCGGACTGCCATGTGGGCTACGGGGTGCCCATCGGCACCGTGGTGGAGACCGACGGCATCCTGCTGCCCACCGCGGCCGGCTACGACATCGGCTGCGGCATGGTGCAGCTCAAGACGACGCTGACGGCCGAGGACGTGGCGGACCCGGGCAAGCGCCGGCAGTGGATCGACCAGGTGATTCGCCGCATCGCCGTGGGCGTGGGCGCCAGCCGCGCGCAGCACCAGCGCAAGGTGGACGCGCGCACCTTCGCGGAGGTGGTGCGCCATGGCGCCAAGGCCCTGGGGCGCACGAACTCCACCACCGAGCGGGACTTCATCCCCGTGGAGGACGACCGGGTGGACATCCCCGAGCGCGCCGCGGGCAAGCGTGACCAGCTGGGCAGCCTGGGCGGCGGCAACCACTTCACCGAGATGCAGGTGGATGAGGAGGGCCGGGTGTGGGTGATGCTGCACACGGGCAGCCGGGGCTTCGGGTGGAACATCGCCAAGCACTTCTTCGTGGAAGGGGCGCGCGAGCGGGGGCTGGGCTCGCGCAGCGAGGACTTCATCTGGCTGGACGCGGAGACGCGGCTGGGGCGCGAGTACTGGAACCTGCACAACATGGCGGCCAACTTCGCCGTGGCCAACCGGCTCATCATCGGCGAGGCGGTGTGCGCGGCGCTCGAGGACGTGTTCGGCGGCACCGCGGACATCTATTACGAGATTTCCCACAACCTCATCCAGAAGGAGGCTGGGAAGTTCGTGGCCCGCAAGGGCGCCACGCGCGCCTTCCCCAAGGGGCACCCCTCGCTGCGCAAAACCTCCTGGGAGCACACCGGCCACCCCATCCTCATCCCGGGCTCCATGGAGACGGGCAGCGCCATCCTCTTCGCCGAGGAGGGGGCCGCCAAGTCCATCTACTCGGTGAACCACGGCTCGGGCCGCCGGCTGTCCCGGGGCGAGGCCCGGCGGGTGCTGCGCCAGGACGAGACCGACCAGCGCATGGCCGAGGCGGGGATTCTGCTCAACACCCGGAACACGCCGCTGGATGAGTCGGGCCCCTGCTACAAGAACCTGGATGACGTGCTGGAGACGGTGGAGATGGCGGGGCTGGCGCGGGTGGCCCACCGCCTGACGCCGGTGGCCTGCATCAAGGGCACGGACTGAGGCCCGGCCGGGCTAGCAGCCGGCCAGGCACCGCGGGGGGCTCGTGGCCCCGGCCGGGGGCGGCTAGAGTGGGGCCACGTCAGGAGCCGTCGATGAGGCCGCCCTCCAATACCTTTCTTCGTCCCATCACCACGCGCGAGGCCGAGCTCACGCGCGCCGAGGCCGAGCTGTCGGCGCTCGAGACGCGCACGGCGGATCAGGTGGCCCGTGCCTCCACCGAGGCCACCACGCTGGCCCAGCGGCTGAACCAGATCCGCACCGAGCTGGCCCAGGTGCAGTCCGACACAGGAGATGTGTCCCTGCCGGAGATTGGCGCCCGGCTCCAGGCCGCCGCCATCCCAGAGCTGGCCGTGGAGGTGGCGCGGGACCGGGCCCTCAACGCCCGCAAGGAGGCCCTGGAGGTCCGCACCAAGGCCAACGAAGAGGTGCAGATCGCCCTGCATGCCTTCATCCAGCAGACCCAGGCGTTGACGCGGGAGCTGGCCGAGGCGGAGGCCCGCCTCAAGAGCGCCACCGAAGCGGCCCGCCTGCGCCGCCAGCAGGAAGCGGCCCGGGCCCGTCAGCCGCCCCCGCCCCCGCCGGGCGCCCGGCCTCCGCTGCCTCCCCGGGCCCCTTCCTCGGCATCCCTGAGCGCCATGCCTCCGCCCCCGCCCGTGGCCAAGCGGGCGCGCGGGCGGGTGCGGCTCCAGGCGCAGATTCACCTGAAGAGCGACTCCAACTTCTTCACGGGCTTCACTTCGGACGTGCTTGCCGGGGGGCTCTTCGTCGCCACGGTGGAGACGGTGCCCCGCGGTACCCCGGTGGACCTGGACTTCACCCTGCCCGGGGGGAGGCCCCACAAGGTCAGCGGCGTGGTGCGCTGGCTGCGCGAGCCGAATGACCACATGCCGGACCTGATGCCGGGCATGGGGGTGCAGTTCCAGGACGTGCCGCCCGAGGTGGCCAGCGCCATCTCCAGCTTCATGGCCCAGCGCGAGCCGCTCTTCTACCCCGACTGAAACCCGTTTTCGCCCAAAAACGGACATAACCGGTTGCCCGCCTGTTGGGCAGTGCCCAGGGTGACGCCATCATTCGGCTCAACCTGGGGCGCGGGCTCCGGCCAGGGGGATGCAGGGCATGAGAAGCGATGGCGAAACACCTCCCACGCTGGGCATCGGCACGGCGGCGCGGGGCGAGAGCTGCTGGCGTCCACGGTGGGACTGGCGCAGGGCCTCGCCGGACACCGGGGCGGAGACGAACACCGCCGCCGAGAGCCCGCTGGAACAGGCCGTGGAGAAGGTGAACCTGGAGAACAAGTTCTCCCTCTTCTCCGAGCACTGGAAGCCCAAGGTGGTGGGGGAGCTGAACGGCCAGCAGGTGAAGCTCGCCAAGCTGAGCGGCTCGTTCGTGTGGCACCACCACGAGGCCGAGGACGAGCTGTTCCTGGTGGTGAAGGGCCACCTGCGCATCGAGCTGCGGGACCGGACGGTGGCGCTGGGGCCCGGCGAGTTCCTCATCATCCCCCGGGGCGTGGAGCACCGGCCCGTGGCGGAAGGCGAGGTGGAGGTGCTGCTCTTCGAGCCGTCCTCCACGCTGAACACCGGCAACGTGCGCGACGAGCGCACGGCGAGCACGCTCGAGCACCTTTGAGCTTCCCCGCCTGGCGGGGGAACGGCCAGACGCTAGGGCCCTGTGGTTCCATGTGGGCTCCCCACGGCGCAGCTTTGCTCAGGACCGGGGTCCACCGAAGGACCCTCTCTGCCCTGGAGCCGCGTCATGGCGCTGCGCGTTCACCACCTCAATTGCACGACGATGTGTCCACCGGGTGGCCGGTTGATGGACGGGCGCATGGACGTCTCGGGCCCGGCGGCGCTGGTGTGCCACTGCCTGCTGGTGGAGACGGACCGGAGCCTGGTGCTGGTGGACACAGGCTTTGGGCTCAATGACGTGCTGAGGCCCCGGCCCCGGCTGAGCCCGCTGTTCCTGAAGGGACTGTGCCGGCCCCAGCTCAGCGAGGGGATGACGGCCATCCGGCAGATCGAGCGGCTGGGCTTCAAGCCCACGGACGTGACGGACATCCTGTTGACGCACCTGGACTTCGACCACGCGGGTGGGCTGGATGACTTCCCCTGGGCGCGGGTGCACCTGCTGGACGCGGAGTACCTGGGCGCGGTGGCGCAGAAGACGCCGCTCGACCAGCGGCGCTTCCGGCCCAGCCAGTGGATGAACGTGAACTGGGTCACCTACCCGAAGCCCGAGGCGGGAGAGCGCTGGTTCGGCTTCGAATGCGTGCGCGACCTCGCAGGCCTGCCGCCGGAATTGCTCCTCGTACCGTTGCAGGGCCACACGGTGGGACACTCGGGCATCGCGCTGCAGGTGGGTGGCCGGTGGCTGCTGCACGCGGGGGATGCGTACTTCCACCACCGGGAGATGGACGTGGACAAGCGGCGGTGCCCGCCGGGCCTGCGCTTCTACCAGACGTTGATGGAGAAGAACCGGCGCCAGCGCCTGTACAACCAGGAGCGTCTGCGCGAGCTGGTGAAGGGCCACGGCTCCGAGGTGACGGTCTTCAGCGCCCACGACGCGGTGGAGTTCGAGCGGCTGGAGTCGCTGGAGAAGGTGCCGCTCGACTCGCCCTTCCTCACCTTCCCGCTGGAGAGCGAGCGCCCCCCCACGCTGCACGCGTGAAAGCGGGCGTTTGGGCACGGGACTGCAGTGCTCCCAAGCCTAAACGCCGTTCTCCGGGATTGATACAACCGGCGTTCGTT contains:
- a CDS encoding MBL fold metallo-hydrolase, with translation MALRVHHLNCTTMCPPGGRLMDGRMDVSGPAALVCHCLLVETDRSLVLVDTGFGLNDVLRPRPRLSPLFLKGLCRPQLSEGMTAIRQIERLGFKPTDVTDILLTHLDFDHAGGLDDFPWARVHLLDAEYLGAVAQKTPLDQRRFRPSQWMNVNWVTYPKPEAGERWFGFECVRDLAGLPPELLLVPLQGHTVGHSGIALQVGGRWLLHAGDAYFHHREMDVDKRRCPPGLRFYQTLMEKNRRQRLYNQERLRELVKGHGSEVTVFSAHDAVEFERLESLEKVPLDSPFLTFPLESERPPTLHA
- a CDS encoding TIGR02266 family protein gives rise to the protein MRPPSNTFLRPITTREAELTRAEAELSALETRTADQVARASTEATTLAQRLNQIRTELAQVQSDTGDVSLPEIGARLQAAAIPELAVEVARDRALNARKEALEVRTKANEEVQIALHAFIQQTQALTRELAEAEARLKSATEAARLRRQQEAARARQPPPPPPGARPPLPPRAPSSASLSAMPPPPPVAKRARGRVRLQAQIHLKSDSNFFTGFTSDVLAGGLFVATVETVPRGTPVDLDFTLPGGRPHKVSGVVRWLREPNDHMPDLMPGMGVQFQDVPPEVASAISSFMAQREPLFYPD
- a CDS encoding cupin domain-containing protein; this translates as MRSDGETPPTLGIGTAARGESCWRPRWDWRRASPDTGAETNTAAESPLEQAVEKVNLENKFSLFSEHWKPKVVGELNGQQVKLAKLSGSFVWHHHEAEDELFLVVKGHLRIELRDRTVALGPGEFLIIPRGVEHRPVAEGEVEVLLFEPSSTLNTGNVRDERTASTLEHL
- a CDS encoding RtcB family protein translates to MSWIQRLEKVSEGHYVLPKTKTMRVDADLFLSDKLLHGEGPDSPGLEEAVFSQVVNAASFPGVTRVAVTPDCHVGYGVPIGTVVETDGILLPTAAGYDIGCGMVQLKTTLTAEDVADPGKRRQWIDQVIRRIAVGVGASRAQHQRKVDARTFAEVVRHGAKALGRTNSTTERDFIPVEDDRVDIPERAAGKRDQLGSLGGGNHFTEMQVDEEGRVWVMLHTGSRGFGWNIAKHFFVEGARERGLGSRSEDFIWLDAETRLGREYWNLHNMAANFAVANRLIIGEAVCAALEDVFGGTADIYYEISHNLIQKEAGKFVARKGATRAFPKGHPSLRKTSWEHTGHPILIPGSMETGSAILFAEEGAAKSIYSVNHGSGRRLSRGEARRVLRQDETDQRMAEAGILLNTRNTPLDESGPCYKNLDDVLETVEMAGLARVAHRLTPVACIKGTD